One window from the genome of Roseomonas haemaphysalidis encodes:
- a CDS encoding biotin--[acetyl-CoA-carboxylase] ligase, whose protein sequence is MSDPAGWRLAIHAELASTQDSVLAAAEAGEAEGLAVLARRQSAGRGTQGRPWASPAGNLFLSVLLRPGGPARLLPQWSLLAGVALAGTLAPLLPDPAALRLKWPNDVLLNGAKCAGILCQGGVDAAGHIEWLVFGIGANLAVAPELPDRPTTSIAAAAGHAPAPEQVARRLLEAISHWRAQGLDAVRQAWAARGPALDTPLRLRHAGTPREGRFAGLDAEGRLLLATPAGLLPVASGEVLG, encoded by the coding sequence GTGAGCGATCCGGCCGGGTGGCGGCTCGCCATCCATGCTGAACTGGCCAGCACGCAGGACAGCGTGCTGGCCGCCGCCGAAGCCGGGGAAGCCGAGGGGCTCGCCGTGCTGGCCCGCCGGCAATCCGCCGGCCGCGGCACCCAGGGCCGGCCCTGGGCCTCGCCCGCCGGCAACCTGTTTCTGTCCGTGCTGCTGCGCCCGGGCGGCCCCGCGCGCCTGCTGCCGCAATGGAGCCTGCTGGCCGGCGTGGCCCTGGCCGGCACCCTGGCGCCGCTCCTGCCGGACCCCGCGGCGCTGCGCCTGAAATGGCCCAACGACGTGCTGCTGAACGGCGCCAAATGCGCCGGCATCCTGTGCCAGGGCGGGGTGGACGCGGCCGGGCACATCGAATGGCTGGTGTTCGGCATCGGCGCCAACCTGGCCGTCGCGCCCGAGTTGCCGGACCGCCCCACCACCAGCATCGCCGCCGCCGCCGGCCACGCGCCCGCGCCCGAGCAGGTCGCGCGGCGGTTGCTGGAAGCGATCAGCCATTGGCGCGCCCAAGGGCTGGACGCGGTGCGGCAGGCCTGGGCCGCGCGCGGCCCCGCGCTGGACACGCCGCTGCGCCTGCGCCACGCCGGCACCCCGCGCGAAGGCCGCTTCGCCGGGCTGGACGCGGAAGGGCGGCTGCTGCTGGCCACGCCCGCCGGGCTCTTGCCCGTGGCGAGCGGCGAAGTCCTCGGTTGA
- a CDS encoding ribonuclease J, with product MNTITGDLAFIPLGGAGEIGMNLNAYRCDGQFLAIDCGIGFGGNDNPEAEVMTPDPAWLAQRRDKLLGIVITHAHEDHIGAVAHLWPQLRCPVYAGPFAASVLRRKLGEANLLHQVPLHTIPLGGSFTVGPFDLSFIRVTHSVPESQSIAIRTRYGTVLHTGDWKFDPDPLIGEPADLEAFAKLGEEGVLAMVCDSTNAMVEGHSGSEAEVRRNLVPILRPLRGRVAITCFATNVARVESIALAAKQVGRKVALFGRSLRNAEASARECGYLRNVGPFISEDEADDLPDHELLIICTGSQGEQRSAMSKIAADVHPRISLGTGDTVIFSSRMIPGNEKAVLRMQDELTRGGCKVMTAEDHMVHVTGHACRDELKKLYSLVKPRFAVPVHGEWRHLQEHASLAREMGSTPILVEDGDVLRIGPVSGNEKPEVVEGVPTGRMVIDGERLVPLDGGVMGARRKMLFNGIVVASLAVDQSGRVMGTPQVSAPGLFEMTDQEPGQIAAELARSVTDLPANLRREDDSLREAARAALRKAVGRRLRKRPTVEVHLLRV from the coding sequence ATGAACACGATCACTGGCGACCTGGCCTTCATCCCGCTCGGCGGGGCGGGGGAAATCGGCATGAACCTGAATGCCTACCGCTGCGACGGGCAGTTCCTGGCCATCGACTGCGGCATCGGCTTCGGGGGCAACGACAACCCCGAGGCCGAGGTGATGACCCCCGACCCCGCCTGGCTGGCGCAGCGCCGCGACAAGCTGCTGGGCATCGTCATCACCCACGCGCATGAGGACCATATCGGCGCGGTCGCGCATCTCTGGCCGCAGCTGCGCTGCCCGGTCTATGCCGGGCCCTTCGCCGCGTCCGTGCTGCGCCGCAAGCTGGGCGAGGCGAACCTCCTGCACCAGGTGCCGCTGCACACCATCCCGCTGGGCGGCAGCTTCACCGTCGGGCCCTTCGACCTCAGCTTCATCCGCGTCACCCATTCGGTGCCGGAGTCGCAGTCCATCGCCATCCGCACCCGCTACGGCACCGTGCTGCACACCGGCGACTGGAAGTTTGACCCCGACCCGCTGATCGGCGAGCCGGCGGACCTGGAGGCCTTCGCCAAGCTGGGCGAGGAAGGCGTGCTGGCCATGGTGTGCGACAGCACCAATGCCATGGTGGAAGGCCATTCGGGCAGCGAGGCGGAGGTGCGCCGCAACCTGGTGCCGATCCTGCGCCCGCTGCGTGGCCGCGTCGCCATCACCTGCTTCGCCACCAACGTGGCGCGCGTTGAATCCATCGCGCTCGCCGCCAAGCAGGTGGGCCGCAAGGTCGCGCTGTTCGGCCGCAGCCTGCGCAATGCCGAGGCCTCGGCGCGCGAATGCGGCTACCTGCGCAACGTCGGCCCCTTTATCAGCGAGGACGAGGCGGACGACCTGCCCGACCACGAGTTGCTGATCATCTGCACCGGCAGCCAGGGCGAGCAGCGCTCGGCGATGAGCAAGATCGCGGCCGACGTGCACCCGCGCATCTCGCTCGGCACCGGCGACACCGTGATCTTCTCCTCGCGCATGATCCCGGGCAACGAGAAGGCCGTGCTGCGCATGCAGGACGAGCTGACCCGCGGCGGCTGCAAGGTGATGACGGCCGAGGACCACATGGTCCACGTCACCGGCCACGCCTGCCGCGATGAGCTGAAGAAGCTGTATTCCCTGGTCAAGCCGCGCTTCGCTGTGCCGGTGCATGGCGAATGGCGCCACCTGCAGGAGCACGCTTCCCTGGCGCGCGAGATGGGCAGCACGCCGATCCTGGTCGAGGACGGCGACGTGCTGCGCATCGGCCCCGTGTCCGGCAACGAGAAGCCCGAGGTGGTGGAAGGCGTGCCGACCGGCCGCATGGTGATCGACGGCGAGCGGCTGGTGCCGCTGGACGGCGGCGTCATGGGCGCGCGGCGCAAGATGCTGTTCAACGGCATCGTCGTCGCTTCCCTGGCGGTGGACCAGTCGGGCCGCGTGATGGGCACGCCGCAGGTCTCGGCCCCCGGGTTGTTTGAGATGACGGACCAGGAGCCGGGGCAGATCGCCGCCGAACTGGCCCGCAGCGTCACGGACCTGCCGGCCAACCTGCGGCGCGAGGATGACAGCCTGCGCGAAGCGGCCCGCGCCGCGCTGCGCAAGGCCGTCGGCCGCCGCCTGCGCAAGCGCCCGACGGTGGAGGTGCATCTGCTGCGGGTGTGA
- a CDS encoding type III pantothenate kinase has product MLLAVDAGNTNVVFAIHDGTEWRGRWRIATRADRTSDEYAVWLLALLAHSGIRPVEIERCVIGTVVPAALYNLRRLCREWFTCEPLVARSNLDWGFHIRVDNPEEVGADRLLNALAAHHHYRGPLVVIDFGTATTFDMVDADGAYLGGVIAPGLQLSIEALHRAAARLPRIGIGRPQSVIGRSTVPAMQSGIFWGYVGLVEGIVTRLRAEYGAPLKVIGTGGLAPLLAEGTPVMEFTDPDITLEGLRLLADRNPVPIFHKTSLPELRAETD; this is encoded by the coding sequence ATGCTGCTCGCCGTCGATGCCGGCAACACCAACGTCGTCTTCGCCATCCATGACGGCACCGAATGGCGCGGCCGCTGGCGCATCGCGACGCGCGCGGACCGCACCAGCGACGAATACGCCGTGTGGCTGCTGGCGTTGCTGGCGCATTCCGGCATCCGCCCGGTGGAGATCGAGCGCTGCGTGATCGGCACCGTGGTGCCGGCGGCGCTGTACAACCTGCGCCGCCTGTGCCGCGAATGGTTCACCTGCGAGCCGCTGGTGGCCCGCTCCAACCTCGACTGGGGCTTCCACATCCGCGTGGACAACCCGGAGGAGGTGGGGGCCGACCGCCTGCTGAACGCGCTCGCCGCGCACCACCACTACCGGGGCCCCCTGGTGGTGATCGACTTCGGCACCGCCACCACCTTCGACATGGTGGATGCCGACGGCGCCTACCTGGGCGGCGTGATCGCCCCCGGCCTGCAACTTTCGATCGAGGCGCTGCACCGGGCGGCGGCGCGGCTGCCGCGCATCGGCATCGGCCGGCCGCAGTCGGTGATCGGGCGTTCCACCGTGCCGGCCATGCAGTCCGGCATCTTCTGGGGCTATGTGGGGCTGGTGGAGGGCATCGTCACGCGGCTGCGGGCCGAGTACGGTGCGCCGCTCAAGGTCATCGGCACCGGCGGGCTGGCCCCGTTGCTGGCGGAGGGCACGCCGGTGATGGAATTCACCGACCCCGATATCACGCTGGAAGGGCTACGCCTGTTGGCGGATCGCAATCCCGTCCCCATTTTCCATAAAACGAGCCTGCCGGAACTGCGGGCCGAAACAGATTGA
- a CDS encoding MBL fold metallo-hydrolase: protein MSWICTACGTAYAAAGAPPTGCPVCEDERQYVPAAGQSWTTPAKLAAGHRNAWQQAAPGLLTLQTVPAFAINQRAFLLRTPAGNILWDCIALLDEATLALVRGLGGLHGIAISHPHYYTTMQDWAAAFGCPVHLHAADRDWVMQPSPALRFWEGDRLEALPGVVLHRIGGHFPGGSVLHWGDTLLTGDIVQVAPGGRRVSFMWSYPNMMPLPAGEIRAVAARLAPLQYRRILGAFQGQEVAEDAPGVVARSAARYVELLG, encoded by the coding sequence ATGAGCTGGATCTGCACGGCCTGCGGCACCGCCTACGCCGCGGCCGGGGCGCCGCCCACCGGCTGCCCCGTGTGCGAGGACGAGCGGCAATACGTGCCCGCCGCCGGGCAAAGCTGGACCACCCCCGCCAAGCTGGCCGCCGGGCACCGCAACGCCTGGCAGCAGGCGGCGCCCGGGCTGCTGACCCTCCAGACCGTGCCGGCCTTCGCCATCAACCAGCGCGCCTTTCTGCTGCGCACGCCCGCCGGCAACATCCTGTGGGACTGCATCGCCCTGCTGGACGAGGCCACCCTGGCGCTGGTGCGGGGGCTGGGCGGGCTGCACGGCATCGCCATCAGCCACCCGCACTACTACACCACCATGCAGGACTGGGCGGCGGCCTTCGGCTGCCCGGTCCACCTGCACGCGGCCGACCGCGACTGGGTGATGCAGCCTTCCCCCGCGCTGCGCTTCTGGGAGGGCGACAGGCTGGAGGCGCTGCCGGGCGTTGTCCTGCACCGCATCGGCGGGCATTTCCCTGGCGGCAGCGTGCTGCACTGGGGCGACACGCTGCTGACCGGCGACATCGTGCAGGTGGCGCCGGGCGGGCGGCGGGTGTCCTTCATGTGGAGCTACCCCAACATGATGCCGCTGCCGGCCGGGGAGATCCGCGCCGTCGCCGCGCGGCTGGCGCCGCTGCAATACCGCCGCATCCTGGGCGCCTTCCAGGGGCAGGAGGTGGCGGAGGACGCGCCGGGCGTGGTGGCGCGATCGGCCGCGCGCTACGTGGAGCTGCTGGGCTGA
- a CDS encoding GMC family oxidoreductase: protein MSKLPKKDVVIVGLGWTGSIMAYELSKAGLDVVAIERGPWRDTAADYNLATAPDELRYAIRQDIFLRPAQETQTARNTRDQEALPIRKYGSYLPGNGVGGAGVHWNGHTWRFLPTDFNLRSHLTGRYGAAAIPQDSTIQDWPVSYDELEPHYDFFEKVCGISGKAGNIKGAIQAGGNPFEGWRSDEYPTKPLRMNLAQNMFQKAATDLGLHPFPLPSGNISEAYTNPYGVRLAPCTYCGFCEWFGCANYSKSTPQTCVLPALMRQTNFEARTLCEVTKVNMSADGKTATGVTYVDSDGREWEQPADLVLLCAYQLFNVRLLMVSGIGKQYDPATGEGTLGRNYAYQTNVGTVGYFDKDVNFNPFAGAGSLGMMADDYNGDVFDHSGLGFIGGANLNCTTTNGRPISNRPTPPGTPRWGAQWKKATAETYGHTTSVGSQGSCYSYRDNYLDLDPTYTDRLGRPLMRMTFQYKPNEVKMAAYIADRTAEVMRAMGPKQMVKGNKGALWDVVPYQTTHNTGGTVMSSTPVDGVVNRYTQHWDVPNLFVAGASLFPQNAGYNPTGTVGALAYWALDAIKNQYLKNPGQPLVQA from the coding sequence ATGAGCAAGTTGCCCAAAAAGGACGTGGTGATCGTCGGTCTCGGCTGGACCGGCTCCATCATGGCCTACGAGCTGTCCAAGGCCGGCCTGGACGTGGTGGCGATCGAGCGTGGCCCCTGGCGCGACACGGCGGCCGACTACAACCTGGCCACGGCGCCGGACGAGCTGCGCTACGCCATCCGCCAGGACATTTTCCTGCGCCCGGCGCAGGAAACGCAGACCGCCCGCAACACGCGCGACCAGGAAGCGCTGCCGATCCGCAAGTACGGCTCCTACCTGCCGGGCAACGGCGTGGGCGGCGCGGGCGTGCACTGGAACGGCCACACCTGGCGCTTTCTGCCGACCGACTTCAACCTGCGCAGCCACCTGACCGGCCGCTACGGCGCCGCCGCCATCCCGCAGGATTCCACCATCCAGGACTGGCCCGTCTCCTATGACGAGCTGGAGCCGCATTACGACTTCTTCGAGAAGGTCTGCGGCATCTCCGGCAAGGCCGGCAACATCAAGGGCGCCATCCAGGCCGGCGGCAACCCCTTCGAGGGCTGGCGCTCGGACGAGTACCCGACCAAGCCGCTGCGCATGAACCTGGCGCAGAACATGTTCCAGAAGGCGGCGACCGACCTCGGGCTGCATCCGTTCCCGCTGCCCTCGGGCAACATCTCGGAAGCCTATACCAACCCTTATGGCGTGCGGCTCGCGCCCTGCACCTATTGCGGCTTCTGCGAATGGTTCGGCTGCGCCAACTATTCCAAGTCCACGCCGCAGACCTGCGTGCTGCCGGCGCTGATGCGCCAAACGAACTTCGAGGCCCGCACGCTGTGCGAGGTCACCAAGGTCAACATGAGCGCCGACGGCAAGACCGCCACCGGCGTGACCTACGTGGACTCCGACGGCCGTGAGTGGGAGCAGCCGGCCGATCTGGTGCTGCTGTGCGCCTACCAGCTGTTCAACGTGCGGCTGCTGATGGTGTCGGGCATCGGCAAGCAATACGACCCGGCGACGGGCGAGGGGACGCTGGGCCGCAACTACGCCTACCAGACCAACGTCGGCACCGTGGGCTACTTTGACAAGGACGTGAACTTCAACCCCTTCGCGGGTGCCGGCTCGCTCGGCATGATGGCCGACGACTACAACGGCGACGTGTTCGACCATTCGGGGCTGGGCTTCATCGGCGGCGCCAACCTGAACTGCACCACCACCAACGGCCGGCCCATCAGCAACCGCCCGACGCCGCCCGGCACGCCCCGCTGGGGCGCGCAGTGGAAGAAGGCGACGGCCGAGACCTATGGCCACACCACCAGCGTCGGCAGCCAGGGCAGCTGCTATTCCTACCGCGACAACTACCTGGACCTGGACCCGACCTACACGGACCGCCTGGGCCGCCCGCTGATGCGCATGACGTTCCAGTACAAGCCGAACGAGGTGAAGATGGCGGCCTACATCGCCGACCGCACCGCCGAGGTGATGCGCGCCATGGGCCCCAAGCAGATGGTCAAGGGCAACAAGGGCGCGCTGTGGGACGTCGTGCCCTACCAGACCACCCACAACACCGGCGGCACCGTGATGAGCAGCACCCCCGTGGACGGCGTGGTCAATCGCTACACCCAGCACTGGGACGTGCCCAACCTGTTTGTCGCCGGCGCCAGCCTGTTCCCGCAGAACGCCGGCTACAACCCGACCGGCACGGTGGGCGCGCTGGCTTATTGGGCGCTGGACGCCATCAAGAACCAGTACCTGAAGAACCCCGGCCAGCCGCTGGTGCAGGCGTGA
- a CDS encoding cytochrome c, protein MRAHLLAAALLTAGLLGGHGAKADPDNFTEVERGRYLATAGDCMACHIGADGKSMAGGHRLETPFGAIAVPNLTPDDETGIGRWTSNQFWRAMHEGIGAHGERLYPAFPYTAFTKMPREDVDAVYAYLRTLEPVRNAVDRDTLPFPFNIRLLMAGWNMLNFTPGVFQPDPAKSAEFNRGAYLVEGPGHCGLCHTPRNLIGGDKSGAHLQGGELQGWFAPNITADKRQGIGDWSDAEMVEYLRTGRNARTAASGPMAEVVAYSTSAMTDADLKAIAVYLRERGAAGDPAPAALAAGDAHMTTGAAVFQDSCSACHVGNGEGVAGMFPRLANSQVVQQTNPTTVIRVILDGAQSVATPTAVTAPAMPAFHWRMTDQQVADVSTYIRNSWGNAAPAVTVDQVRKVREELGER, encoded by the coding sequence ATGCGCGCGCATCTCCTGGCCGCCGCGCTGCTGACGGCCGGCCTGCTGGGCGGCCATGGCGCCAAGGCCGACCCGGACAACTTCACGGAAGTGGAGCGCGGCCGCTACCTGGCCACCGCCGGCGACTGCATGGCCTGCCACATCGGCGCGGACGGCAAGTCCATGGCCGGCGGGCACCGGCTGGAAACGCCCTTCGGCGCCATCGCCGTGCCCAACCTGACGCCGGACGACGAGACCGGCATCGGCCGCTGGACCTCCAACCAGTTCTGGCGGGCCATGCACGAGGGCATCGGCGCGCATGGCGAGCGGCTGTACCCGGCCTTCCCCTACACCGCCTTCACCAAGATGCCGCGCGAGGATGTGGACGCCGTCTACGCCTATCTCCGCACGCTGGAGCCGGTGCGCAACGCGGTGGACCGGGACACGCTGCCGTTTCCGTTCAACATCCGCCTGCTGATGGCCGGCTGGAACATGCTGAACTTCACCCCCGGCGTGTTCCAGCCCGACCCGGCCAAGTCGGCCGAGTTCAACCGCGGCGCCTATCTGGTGGAAGGCCCGGGCCATTGCGGGCTGTGCCACACGCCGCGCAACCTGATCGGTGGCGACAAGTCCGGCGCCCACCTGCAGGGCGGCGAGCTGCAGGGCTGGTTCGCGCCCAACATCACGGCCGACAAGCGCCAGGGCATCGGCGACTGGTCGGATGCCGAGATGGTGGAATACCTGCGCACCGGCCGCAACGCCCGCACCGCCGCCAGCGGTCCGATGGCCGAGGTGGTGGCCTATTCCACCAGCGCCATGACGGATGCCGACCTCAAGGCCATCGCGGTCTACCTGCGCGAGCGCGGCGCCGCCGGCGACCCGGCGCCCGCCGCGCTGGCCGCCGGCGACGCGCACATGACCACGGGTGCCGCCGTGTTCCAGGACAGCTGCTCCGCCTGCCATGTCGGCAATGGCGAGGGCGTGGCCGGCATGTTCCCGCGCCTCGCCAACAGCCAGGTGGTGCAGCAAACCAACCCGACCACGGTGATCCGCGTGATCCTGGACGGCGCGCAGTCGGTGGCCACCCCCACCGCCGTCACCGCCCCCGCCATGCCCGCCTTCCACTGGCGCATGACGGACCAGCAGGTGGCCGACGTGTCCACCTACATCCGCAACAGCTGGGGCAATGCCGCACCGGCCGTGACGGTGGACCAGGTTCGCAAGGTGCGCGAGGAACTCGGCGAGCGCTGA
- a CDS encoding gluconate 2-dehydrogenase subunit 3 family protein, whose protein sequence is MPVTTRRQLLAATALIGLSAGDAVARTYTNRPPMRPGEAYPPTDAFRPGGWLFLSPAEAATLDAIVDRLIPADELGAGGKEAGCTTFIDRQLAGPYGSYEWLYMKGPFSAKPLPFQGIQSPLTPREQYRAGLAALAQHCRDTMGGKTFEQLAGPDQDKLLIAMEKGEVSLPGLVAPRQDTKGFFALLLQNTMEGYFADPIYGGNKNMVGWRMLNFPGVRYDFRDVLDKPGQRYTKPPVAMMGRPEWNGRPA, encoded by the coding sequence ATGCCTGTGACCACCCGACGCCAGTTGCTGGCCGCGACAGCGTTGATCGGCCTTTCCGCCGGCGATGCCGTCGCGCGGACCTATACCAACCGCCCGCCCATGCGGCCGGGCGAGGCCTACCCGCCCACTGACGCCTTCCGCCCCGGCGGCTGGCTGTTCCTGTCGCCGGCCGAGGCGGCGACGCTGGACGCCATCGTCGATCGGCTGATCCCGGCCGACGAGCTGGGCGCCGGCGGCAAGGAGGCGGGCTGCACCACCTTTATCGACCGCCAGCTGGCCGGGCCCTATGGCAGCTACGAGTGGCTGTACATGAAGGGCCCGTTCTCGGCCAAGCCGCTGCCCTTCCAGGGCATCCAGTCGCCGTTGACGCCGCGCGAGCAGTACCGCGCCGGCCTCGCCGCGCTGGCGCAGCACTGCCGCGACACCATGGGCGGCAAGACCTTCGAGCAGTTGGCCGGCCCCGACCAGGACAAGCTGCTGATCGCCATGGAAAAGGGCGAGGTCAGCCTGCCCGGCCTGGTGGCGCCGCGTCAGGACACCAAGGGCTTCTTCGCCCTGCTGCTGCAGAACACCATGGAAGGCTACTTCGCCGACCCGATCTATGGCGGCAACAAGAACATGGTGGGTTGGCGCATGCTCAACTTCCCCGGCGTCCGATACGATTTCCGCGATGTGCTGGACAAGCCCGGCCAACGCTACACCAAGCCGCCGGTGGCCATGATGGGCCGGCCCGAGTGGAACGGGAGGCCCGCATGA